TTCTGCGAGTTCTTCATCATGGTCTTTACCTTCTTCAACATCTGGGACAAATgagacataataaaataaatcaggaaTCTGATTTTGATTGAAATaagtatgaataaatatatttattaagcatttataacACAAGTTAAAAATGGCATGCTATTTGGCGGGTATTGTGTTAAAGTCAATCTTGTTATTCATGCAGTTATAACTGTTTACCAATAATTAACTAATTACTAGTCATTAATGAACACCTTAATAAACCCTTTACGAAGGGAACCTTTGTGTTATCAAAACCTCTATAACCTGCTATATGATTTAACTACCTTTCCTAATTTCACTTCATATTTGTcttgaaaattaatttacattaatatccattttatttataaGACTATCTATAATATTGATTTCAAAATATGATTTGTTAAAGAAGATTATGCATAAGGTAACGTAGGCACTACCTTGGCATCTCTGACTCCTGACTGGTCCCTTGGTGGCCTCGAGGCGCTCTGACTGCGAGTGCGTGACGTTGGTGGTGCAGAGACTTCCCTCTTCCTCTTTCGGACCAGAGAGCGAGATCTCCGAGCATAATGGCTCTAGAAGGACCAGAAATGGATCACCATTATCAAGTGGCATACCAAATCAAGTGAGTTACCAATACAGTTTCAGACAAAaggaaaatcttaaaaaaataaaaatttatgtaagAAAATTCTTACATCATCTTTATCGGTCATGTCCAAACCCAGATCAGCCATCTCCTTCTCCAGAGTCGCTCTATCCACCTGCACCACGTATACCAATCAGATCAATCCATCTTTAATCATCTTTATCTTATGATTAGGGTTAGttgaatgtaattatgcatacttTACGTTATtactacagtaagtacatgtaatctGTAACAAGGTTAACATAAAATAGTGTTACCAAACGTTAATAaaaatatgggtttttgaaaTGATTAATCTTAACTATACACTTTACCTAAAATATGTAAGTAATATCTGATATAAAACTACTTGCTATCATTTAAACGTATACAAGAATAAGACCGCTGGACAGAAAGACTGACCTTCTTGGCCGTGCGGGGCATTCTGGATCCCTGTGTGTCTTTCTCTTTGGACGCAAGAATCTTCAGCTTCCGTTTCTCTCGAATCTGACTGGCGAGTTGCCGGATCTCCTTCATCTCTTCATCCTCACTCTCCTCGTCAGAGTCGTACTCTCCAGCCTTCTCACGCAGCTCCTCTTCCTGCTCCAAATCCTCCAGCCTCTGAGAATGAGAGAAGGGACAGAAATTCAAAACATCGTCTGAAACAAGGATGTAACCAAATATTCAATACTGAggccacaaaaacacaattttgaaaaaaaaaatccatatgagCAACCACTAATCTGATTTTCAGGAGGCATTTTTTTGGTTTACACTTTACAGTAATGAAAAGAAtatctaatgcatttttttcataccTTCATGATCTCTGGGTCAATGTAGTCAGCAATATTGTGACCCTCCCAAATCTCAGGAATCTTATCCTGCTTTTCTTCTGGATTCATCAAGTCCCAGTATTCTGAATACACAAGACAACATATTTAGACGCGTCtggaatgtatgtgtgtgtacatgtgtatgtgtgtgtttatatcttaCTCTGTAGATCCAGTGTGTAATCGTCTCCCAGCTCAACCTCCACGTCTCTCTCCAGTTTGCGTTTGGGAGCATTTGTCTCCATCGCCTTCCTACGGAGCAGAGCCCCCTCGGGAATAAATGGAGGCCTTTCCTGCACAAACCAAATCAAAACCTTATACAAATGCAGTACGCTTGCAGGAAGCATTTAAAGGAAATATGCTTATGACCAAGCGGACACTGATCTAAGAAGTGTGAAGAGCATGTACCTTCTGATCTCTCTTGCTGGGCATTGCCAGATGGAGTCTGTTCAAAACATCATGGACCTTCTTGGTTTTCATCTTCGTGTCCACACGGTGAGCCAGCAGCCGATCACATGCCTGTAAACCACCAATCTACATCAGCCTACAATACTCTTACTATCTAAATTGGAACATGAAACGAACAGGCTGATTTCAGTGAGCATGTGTGAGTGACTGGTTGTGATCTTACCTCAGCCTTCACCTGCATCACTCCCTCTTCCGTCAGAGAGCTGGTCTCAATCACTACGATCCCCTCAGCAGTAAGATCCGTAAAGACTTTCTACATTCACACATAGAGCTCAGTTTCAGTGTCACTGCAGAAAGCTTCAACCATTCTCTCAGGATTTCTCCTATCATCCTCTAAACTGTTTGAGATTAAATTAACATACATCTTAGTCAAATGATGAAATAGTACGATTATGAAGCTAGGAAAATGAAAACTGGTGATTATAAAACTTCTGataaattgaaactgaaaattgCCTCAAAATCTGTGTGTGGTTACTTTGTTAAAAGGTGAATCTTCCCACCTAAAGTTCATAAAAGAaccaaaagcaccataaaataattttaaaatgtgtttgaaagaagtctcttatgcacaccaaggcaAGAGCAGTAAAATACGTTTAAtacatattacaatttaaaatatattttctgttttattatatttaaaaatagaatttatttctgtgatggaagGCTTAATTTTTAGCAGTCACTACACccgttttcagtgtcacacgatccttcagaaatcatactaatatgatgatttagtgCTTAAATATTTCTTATGATCCTTAATgttggaaaccatgatgcatgtttttcaggattattagactactgtcaaataaaaagatttctgtccattttgatcaatttaacagccctatgaataaaagcattagtttcttaatacttaaataatacttaaaaagtaCTTAAGAGTCATCCTGTTCTTTAGGACGTTTATTTACATATTGGTTTGAAGTGCTTGAGTTCATCTGTCAGATTTTCATAAGGCTTTAGACTCCTCTGAATATAATGCGTAAACCTGGACCTatgttttatgatgcttttttccacatttttgaaGCTAAACAGATGTGTTCACTATGAATTGTCACTGTATGGGAGAGTCTAGTCATACTAGATTCttaagagtaaataatgacagacccACTTTAAATTTCATTCAGCTCCAGGAACTGAATAAGATTTAGAATCTCAGTTACCTGATTCTCCTCTGAGAGTTCACTGATCTTCCTCACGTCACACTTATTGGCCATCACGATCAGAggctgcatcacagaaatactcATCACTGCCATCCTTCAGCACAACAAAACTATATGCTGTTTTACTGCTTTTAAATTGACATCTTTATATGTGTGCGTACCTTGTTGGCAAACAGCGGCCGTATATTGT
Above is a genomic segment from Cyprinus carpio isolate SPL01 chromosome A2, ASM1834038v1, whole genome shotgun sequence containing:
- the LOC109099499 gene encoding GTP-binding protein 4-like: MALYNFKKIMVVPTAKDFIDLTLSKTQRKTPTVIHKHYQIHRIRHFYMRKVKFTQQNYHDRLSQILTDFPKLDDIHPFYADLMNVLYDKDHYKLALGQINIAKNLIDNVAKDYVRLMKYGDSLYRCKQLKRAALGRMCTILKRQKQSLEYLEQVRQHLSRLPTIDPNTRTLLLCGYPNVGKSSFINKVTRADVEVQPYAFTTKSLFVGHMDYRYLRWQVVDTPGILDHPLEERNTIEMQAITALAHLRAAVLYVMDVSEQCGHTLSQQLELFNNIRPLFANKPLIVMANKCDVRKISELSEENQKVFTDLTAEGIVVIETSSLTEEGVMQVKAEACDRLLAHRVDTKMKTKKVHDVLNRLHLAMPSKRDQKERPPFIPEGALLRRKAMETNAPKRKLERDVEVELGDDYTLDLQKYWDLMNPEEKQDKIPEIWEGHNIADYIDPEIMKRLEDLEQEEELREKAGEYDSDEESEDEEMKEIRQLASQIREKRKLKILASKEKDTQGSRMPRTAKKVDRATLEKEMADLGLDMTDKDDSHYARRSRSLVRKRKREVSAPPTSRTRSQSASRPPRDQSGVRDAKMLKKVKTMMKNSQKDMNRQGRKGESDRHVFDVKPKHLLAGKRKSGSTSRR